The DNA segment ATGGAGCCAGTGTCAACCAGGTTGTCAATAAGCTGTTTCGTGCCGGTGCCAATGTTTTGACCAAATCCATTTTGAGTAACCTGCATACCACAGGACATGCCTCCCAGGAGGAACAAAAGCTCATGCTGCAGCTGATTAAGCCAAAATATTTCATGCCGATCCATGGTGAATACAAAATGCTGGTACAGCATAAGGAGACCGGTAAGGAAACCGGGCTTGCGGATGACCACATCTTCACCTGTGCAAACGGGGATGTACTGATCCTGCGCAATCACCAAGTGTTTGAAAGCAGCTTCCGTATTCAGGCGGATGACATCTATGTGGATGGAAACGACATCAGCGGTGTTTCCACAGCGGTATTAAAGGATCGTACCATTCTGGCAGACAACGGTCTGGTTGCCGCCATCATCGCTATTGATTCCAAGGAAAACAAGGTGCTGTGCAAGCCGGTGATCGTATCCCGAGGCTTTGTCTTTATCAAGGATTCCCAGGGATTGCTGCGGGAAGCAGAACAGATCGTATACGCTGCTTTAAACGAAAAGATGAAAGAACGGACAACCTTCTCCGAGCTGAAAAACTGCGTACGCTCCACACTGGAGCCGTTCCTGTACAATAAGACGCACCGTAATCCGATCGTCATTCCGGTTATCATCAATTCCAAAACGGCAATGGCTGCCATGGCACAGGCGAGAGCTGCCAGACAGACAAAACGTCCAATGAAAAAGAAGGAACCGCAAAACGCACAATCCTAGACAGTCAAACGACTGTCTTTTTTTATGGTAATGCCTGCTGTTTTATGATAGAATAGTAAAGAATATGAGGTGTCAGTAATGGTAAAAAAACTACTTAAAATCGTTTCTGTCCTGATACTTCTGGCTTTGATCGTCGCCGGCGTTTTTTTCTACTCTATCTATATTTCGGTAGATCGCGTCAACCTCAACTACCAGACGATTTCCTCCAGTAAGATACCAGAAGATATGAATGATTTAAAAATCGCATTTGTCAGCGATATTAAATACAATGAATATATGAATAAAGAGCGTTTGAGCAGTATGATCGGTAAGCTCAATACCGTAGGAGCAGATGTAGTGATCTTCGGCGGTGATATGTTTTCCAATCCGCAAACAAAGGCTCCGGATTCGCAAATGAGTAAGGATCTGACGACCATCCTGAAAAGCATTGATGCCCCGCTAGGTAAGTTTGCGGTGCTCGGTGATGAGGACTTGGCGAATGACAAGACAAAGAGCATCGTTTCTCAGATTTTATATGACAGTGATTTTGAAATTTTGAGTGATACGAGTATTCGCCTTAGAAACAAGGGTGATTCCAGCATCTCATTGATTGGGCTTAACAATATGCTGAATGGAGATCCACAGCCGGATAAGGCGATGAAAAAGGTCAGTAAGGATGAATTCAACATTCTGCTTACACACTGTCCCGATATTGTGAAAACAAGCGGTATCAATACACAGTATCTCAATCTTATTATTGCAGGACATTCCCTGGGCGGACAGATTTATCTGCCGGTACTTGGGCCGCTGCATACGATGGATGGTGCAGCCACCTATAACCATGGTTCCTATGATATCAATGGTACAAGTCTTTATGTATCCAACGGTCTGGGCACCAAGGATATTGATATGCGTCTGATGGCTCCTCCGCAAATTCTGATATTTCGACTTCAGCATGAAGCCGCAAAGAACTGACAGCAGTCAGTTTTTTTATCGCCGTCCAGTGTAAAATAAAAAGACAAAGGAAGCATCAGGTTGTTTTCATGTTAAGGTACAAAAAGGAAATGACATTCAAAGGGTTTGATACCCCTCGATTCTTTTGTAGCTCACGATTCCCGTATAACCAGAGTCAAGAAAGAACAAAACATCCTATACACGTTTTTTTCATGCTGTTTTACCTATCCACATGTGATATAACAATACAGGTCACAGAAATCATAAAAAGGATGGTGTCAGCCATCCCTTTTGTTAATGGATATGTTATCTGTGTTTGTGGTTAGGCACGCAGCTGTGCGTGTAAATCCTTTTCCAGTGTTTCCAGAATCTTGTTGTGAATTTCATTGATATCCGCATCCTTCAACGTGCGCTCTGCAGATTGGAAGACAATACGCAATGCAATGGATTTGCTTCCCTTCTCCACATGCTCACCGGTATATACATCAAACACCTCTACGTTTTGAATGATGTTTTCCTTATGCAGCTTGCCGTTTTTCTTAATGCTAGTGATGATATCACCAACCTTAACCTCATCCTTAACGACAAAGGCAAGGTCACGGCTGATGGATGGATATTTGCTGACTTCACTGAATTTTACCTTTTGCGGCTTATTCCTCAACAGCACCTCCAGATTGATCTCCAGAGCCACTGTTTCTGCAATATCATAGTCCTGGGCCATTTTTGGATGAATCTGTCCGATGAGTCCAAGCAGCTCTCTGCCCAGATAGACCTCAGCACTGCGGTATGGATGGAAATGCTTTGTATCGGTATGATTTTCCTTGCATACTACACGGCTGCCATGATAGCCGATGCTGTCTAAAAGGGCTTCAACAAGACCCTTCATCGTATAGAAATCAACCTCTACACGATAATTCTGCCACCGGTTTTCCTGTAATGCTCCGCTTGCCGCAACAGCCAGTCGCTCCTCGACATGCCCCTTGCCGTATACATTGCTGATTTCAAACAATGCAATATCCTTTATGGAACGAGCCTGATTATACGCAACACATTCCAGCAGGCTTGGCAGAATGGAATCGCGGACATATTTATGATCCTCACTCATTGGCGCAGCCAGTTCAACAATGTCCTTCTGCGGCATTACCGCATCCTCTATTTCCTTCTGAGAAACTAGAGAATAGGTAACCGCTTCATTATATCCCAAGTCGGACAGCATACTCCTGTATTTTCTTCTCAGCTGCTGACGGCGGTTTAGCGCACCGACTGTGGAAGGCATTTTCGGCATTGTGCTTGGCAGACGGTCATATCCAAGGATACGGATAATTTCCTCTGCAATGTCTGCTTCTATCGCCAAATCCATACGATAGCTTGGAATCTTCACATGAATATCCGCATTGTTTTTCACCGGCTCCAGATGTAAATCATCCAGCACCTTTATGACCTCATCCTCCTGAAAATCCGTTCCCAAAAGGATATTGATCCGCTCCAGATTTACATCGAATTCCACCGGTGTATAGGAATTGCTGCCATACTGCTTCGTTTCTTCCAGTCCGTTCGCATCCGCGTATTCCACCAGCAGCTGTACGGCACGATCCATCGCTTTGTAGGTAGCCATTGGTTCAATGCCCTTCTGATAGCGGACACTGGCATCGGTTCCCAGATTCAAACGACGGCTAGTATTACGGATTGCCACATGGTTGAAGATTGCTGCCTCGATGATGATGCCTTTTGTTGTAGCTTCGATTTTGGAATCATCCCCGCCCATAATGCCGGCAATACCGATCGGCTTGCCCTC comes from the Erysipelotrichaceae bacterium 66202529 genome and includes:
- a CDS encoding metallophosphoesterase gives rise to the protein MVKKLLKIVSVLILLALIVAGVFFYSIYISVDRVNLNYQTISSSKIPEDMNDLKIAFVSDIKYNEYMNKERLSSMIGKLNTVGADVVIFGGDMFSNPQTKAPDSQMSKDLTTILKSIDAPLGKFAVLGDEDLANDKTKSIVSQILYDSDFEILSDTSIRLRNKGDSSISLIGLNNMLNGDPQPDKAMKKVSKDEFNILLTHCPDIVKTSGINTQYLNLIIAGHSLGGQIYLPVLGPLHTMDGAATYNHGSYDINGTSLYVSNGLGTKDIDMRLMAPPQILIFRLQHEAAKN
- the pheT gene encoding phenylalanine--tRNA ligase subunit beta, with translation MKISKKWLSQYMDISDLSIEEIADKITSAGLEVEGIEKMSQGSNLVIGKVLTCEDHPDSDHLHVCQVDLGERTEQIVCGAPNVAAGQKVIVARVGAKLPDGEIKAGVIRGQASNGMICSLLELGVDPHQLSEESKNGIEVLDEAAPVGNENPLAYLGFDDEILDVGLTPNRNDCMAAWSMALETGAILHKEVSLPYVEGSANTGGKSRLIVQSETEKCPLFLGKVINSVTIKPSPKWMRELLMAAGMKSINNVVDISNIVMLETGQPLHFYDIDAIPAQEITVKDQQHFNYTALDGETYHILEDDIVITTEGKPIGIAGIMGGDDSKIEATTKGIIIEAAIFNHVAIRNTSRRLNLGTDASVRYQKGIEPMATYKAMDRAVQLLVEYADANGLEETKQYGSNSYTPVEFDVNLERINILLGTDFQEDEVIKVLDDLHLEPVKNNADIHVKIPSYRMDLAIEADIAEEIIRILGYDRLPSTMPKMPSTVGALNRRQQLRRKYRSMLSDLGYNEAVTYSLVSQKEIEDAVMPQKDIVELAAPMSEDHKYVRDSILPSLLECVAYNQARSIKDIALFEISNVYGKGHVEERLAVAASGALQENRWQNYRVEVDFYTMKGLVEALLDSIGYHGSRVVCKENHTDTKHFHPYRSAEVYLGRELLGLIGQIHPKMAQDYDIAETVALEINLEVLLRNKPQKVKFSEVSKYPSISRDLAFVVKDEVKVGDIITSIKKNGKLHKENIIQNVEVFDVYTGEHVEKGSKSIALRIVFQSAERTLKDADINEIHNKILETLEKDLHAQLRA